In one Aphelocoma coerulescens isolate FSJ_1873_10779 chromosome 20, UR_Acoe_1.0, whole genome shotgun sequence genomic region, the following are encoded:
- the RPN2 gene encoding dolichyl-diphosphooligosaccharide--protein glycosyltransferase subunit 2 isoform X1, with translation MARAGEGRGARRKRRRGAGGGGIMAAPDSRLRLEAALSFLLLLASAQALVPSHRLAARDLARLRAVLERPFTDVRAAYYSVVGLSSLGVRVADEKAACKFIKSHVDSSSVESLFYAAQSIQVLSGCEATISNETRELLLAAVSEDSSVTQIFHAVGALSGFGLPLASQEALSALTARLSKEESVLATIQALETASYLSQQADLSSIVEEIEDLVARLDDLGGVYLQFEEGIETTALFVAAAYKLSDHVGTEPAIKEDQVIQLMNAIFSKKNFETLSEAFSVARAASSLSQNRFHLPVIVVPDGPAAVSHHQPVLRLQVTNVMSQLLTQVSVKLDQAKSVSSKATVLQQLPFTLAGDFFELNFMNVKPASGYYDFSISVDGDKRFIANKVELKVKVSTEVGITNVDLSTVDKDQSIAPKTTRVAYPAKAKGSFTADSHQNFALSFQLIDVNSGAELIPHQTFVRLHNQKTGQEVVFVAEPDSKNVYKFELDTSERKTEFDSASGTYTLYLIIGDATLENPILWNVADVVITFPEEDAPSTVQSKNLFVPKPEIQHLFREPEKRPPTVVSNTFTALVLSPLLLLLILWIKIGANISNFSFSPSTIVFHMGHAAMLGLMYVYWTQLNMFQTLKYLAILGGITFLAGNRMLAQKAVKRIAAEQSSRLAKYRTLR, from the exons ATGGCGCGtgccggggaggggcggggcgcgAGGCGGAAGCGGCGCCGTGGCGCGGGAGGGGGCGGCATCATGGCGGCGCCGG ACTCCAGGCTGCGTCTGGAAGCGGCACTCAGCTTCCTGCTTCTCCTCGCCAGTGCCCAGGCCCTCGTCCCCAGCCATCGTCTCGCTGCCCGCGACCTGGCGCGGCTGCGGGCTGTGCTGGAGCGGCCCTTCACCGACGTGCGGGCCGCCTACTACTCCGTGGTGGGACTCAGCAGCCTCGGGGTGCGGGTGGCGGACGAAAAG GCTGCATGCAAGTTCATCAAATCTCATGTGGACTCCAGCAGTGTTGAATCCCTCTTTTATGCTGCCCAGTCCATCCAGGTCCTGTCTGGCTGTGAG gccACCATTTCAAATGAgaccagggagctgctgctggcagctgtcAGTGAGGATTCCTCAGTCACCCAAATTTTCCACGCTGTTGGTGCCCTGAGTGGCTTTGGCCTTCCTTTGGCATCCCAGGAAGCACTGAGTGCTCTCACTGCTCGTCTCAGCAAGGAAGAGAGCGTGCTGGC AACCATCCAGGCTTTGGAGACGGCATCTTACCTGTCCCAGCAGGCAGATCTAAGTAGCATTGTTGAGGAGATCGAG GATCTTGTCGCTCGCTTGGATGACCTGGGTGGAGTTTACCTACAGTTTGAAGAAGGAATTGAGACTACTGCCCTGTTTGTTGCTGCTGCCTATAAGCTGTCAGACCATGTGGGTACAGAGCCAGCAATAAAGGAG GATCAAGTTATCCAGCTGATGAATGCGATTTTTAGCAAGAAGAACTTTGAGACACTGTCAGAGGCCTTCAGCGTTGCTCGTGCTGCAAGTTCCTTATCCCAGAACCGCTTCCACTTGCCCGTCATCGTTGTCCCTGATGGGCCTGCGGCCGTGTCTCATCATCAGCCCGTACTCAGG CTGCAAGTGACCAATGTTATGTCCCAGCTACTGACTCAAGTTTCTGTAAAGCTTGACCAAGCCAAGTCTGTGTCTAGCAAAGCCACTGTCCTTCAACAGCTACCATTTACTCTTGCTGG AGATTTCTTTGAGCTGAACTTCATGAATGTGAAACCTGCAAGTGGATATTATGATTTCTCTATCAGTGTAGATGGAGATAAGCGATTTATTGCTAACAAAGTGGAA CTGAAAGTAAAAGTTTCCACAGAAGTGGGGATTACTAATGTAGATCTTTCTACCGTGGATAAAGATCAGAGCATTGCACCAAAAACAACCAG ggTAGCTTACCCAGCCAAAGCCAAGGGCTCGTTCACTGCTGACAGCCATCAGAACTTTGCTTTATCCTTCCAGCTGATAGATGTGAACAGTGGAGCTGAACTCATCCCTCACCAG ACTTTTGTCCGACTTCACAACCAAAAGACTGGCCAGGAGGTGGTGTTTGTTGCAGAACCAGACAGCAAGAATGTGTACAAGTTTGAACTGGATACCTCTGAAAGAAAGACTGAATTTGACTCTGCCTCTGGGACCTACACTCTTTACCTGATCATTGGAGATGCCACTCTGGAAAATCCAATCCTGTGGAATGTG GCTGATGTTGTGATCACGTTCCCAGAAGAGGATGCACCATCCACCGTCCAGTCCAAGAACCTCTTTGTTCCCAAACCTGAAATCCAG caCCTCTTCAGGGAACCTGAGAAGAGGCCTCCCACAGTGGTGTCCAACACTTTCACAGCATTGGTTCTCTCCCCACTGCTTTTGCTGCTCATCCTG tgGATCAAGATAGGTGCCAACATCTCCAACTTCAGCTTTTCTCCCAGCACCATTGTTTTTCACATGGGACATGCTG caaTGTTGGGACTCATGTATGTCTACTGGACTCAGCTCAACATGTTCCAGACTCTGAAGTACTTGGCCATTTTGGGTGGCATCACATTCCTGGCAGGCAACAGGATGCTGGCTCAGAAAGCTGTGAAGCG GAtcgctgcagagcagagcagtagGTTGGCAAAGTATAGAACACTGCGGTAA
- the RPN2 gene encoding dolichyl-diphosphooligosaccharide--protein glycosyltransferase subunit 2 isoform X2, whose protein sequence is MAAPDSRLRLEAALSFLLLLASAQALVPSHRLAARDLARLRAVLERPFTDVRAAYYSVVGLSSLGVRVADEKAACKFIKSHVDSSSVESLFYAAQSIQVLSGCEATISNETRELLLAAVSEDSSVTQIFHAVGALSGFGLPLASQEALSALTARLSKEESVLATIQALETASYLSQQADLSSIVEEIEDLVARLDDLGGVYLQFEEGIETTALFVAAAYKLSDHVGTEPAIKEDQVIQLMNAIFSKKNFETLSEAFSVARAASSLSQNRFHLPVIVVPDGPAAVSHHQPVLRLQVTNVMSQLLTQVSVKLDQAKSVSSKATVLQQLPFTLAGDFFELNFMNVKPASGYYDFSISVDGDKRFIANKVELKVKVSTEVGITNVDLSTVDKDQSIAPKTTRVAYPAKAKGSFTADSHQNFALSFQLIDVNSGAELIPHQTFVRLHNQKTGQEVVFVAEPDSKNVYKFELDTSERKTEFDSASGTYTLYLIIGDATLENPILWNVADVVITFPEEDAPSTVQSKNLFVPKPEIQHLFREPEKRPPTVVSNTFTALVLSPLLLLLILWIKIGANISNFSFSPSTIVFHMGHAAMLGLMYVYWTQLNMFQTLKYLAILGGITFLAGNRMLAQKAVKRTH, encoded by the exons ATGGCGGCGCCGG ACTCCAGGCTGCGTCTGGAAGCGGCACTCAGCTTCCTGCTTCTCCTCGCCAGTGCCCAGGCCCTCGTCCCCAGCCATCGTCTCGCTGCCCGCGACCTGGCGCGGCTGCGGGCTGTGCTGGAGCGGCCCTTCACCGACGTGCGGGCCGCCTACTACTCCGTGGTGGGACTCAGCAGCCTCGGGGTGCGGGTGGCGGACGAAAAG GCTGCATGCAAGTTCATCAAATCTCATGTGGACTCCAGCAGTGTTGAATCCCTCTTTTATGCTGCCCAGTCCATCCAGGTCCTGTCTGGCTGTGAG gccACCATTTCAAATGAgaccagggagctgctgctggcagctgtcAGTGAGGATTCCTCAGTCACCCAAATTTTCCACGCTGTTGGTGCCCTGAGTGGCTTTGGCCTTCCTTTGGCATCCCAGGAAGCACTGAGTGCTCTCACTGCTCGTCTCAGCAAGGAAGAGAGCGTGCTGGC AACCATCCAGGCTTTGGAGACGGCATCTTACCTGTCCCAGCAGGCAGATCTAAGTAGCATTGTTGAGGAGATCGAG GATCTTGTCGCTCGCTTGGATGACCTGGGTGGAGTTTACCTACAGTTTGAAGAAGGAATTGAGACTACTGCCCTGTTTGTTGCTGCTGCCTATAAGCTGTCAGACCATGTGGGTACAGAGCCAGCAATAAAGGAG GATCAAGTTATCCAGCTGATGAATGCGATTTTTAGCAAGAAGAACTTTGAGACACTGTCAGAGGCCTTCAGCGTTGCTCGTGCTGCAAGTTCCTTATCCCAGAACCGCTTCCACTTGCCCGTCATCGTTGTCCCTGATGGGCCTGCGGCCGTGTCTCATCATCAGCCCGTACTCAGG CTGCAAGTGACCAATGTTATGTCCCAGCTACTGACTCAAGTTTCTGTAAAGCTTGACCAAGCCAAGTCTGTGTCTAGCAAAGCCACTGTCCTTCAACAGCTACCATTTACTCTTGCTGG AGATTTCTTTGAGCTGAACTTCATGAATGTGAAACCTGCAAGTGGATATTATGATTTCTCTATCAGTGTAGATGGAGATAAGCGATTTATTGCTAACAAAGTGGAA CTGAAAGTAAAAGTTTCCACAGAAGTGGGGATTACTAATGTAGATCTTTCTACCGTGGATAAAGATCAGAGCATTGCACCAAAAACAACCAG ggTAGCTTACCCAGCCAAAGCCAAGGGCTCGTTCACTGCTGACAGCCATCAGAACTTTGCTTTATCCTTCCAGCTGATAGATGTGAACAGTGGAGCTGAACTCATCCCTCACCAG ACTTTTGTCCGACTTCACAACCAAAAGACTGGCCAGGAGGTGGTGTTTGTTGCAGAACCAGACAGCAAGAATGTGTACAAGTTTGAACTGGATACCTCTGAAAGAAAGACTGAATTTGACTCTGCCTCTGGGACCTACACTCTTTACCTGATCATTGGAGATGCCACTCTGGAAAATCCAATCCTGTGGAATGTG GCTGATGTTGTGATCACGTTCCCAGAAGAGGATGCACCATCCACCGTCCAGTCCAAGAACCTCTTTGTTCCCAAACCTGAAATCCAG caCCTCTTCAGGGAACCTGAGAAGAGGCCTCCCACAGTGGTGTCCAACACTTTCACAGCATTGGTTCTCTCCCCACTGCTTTTGCTGCTCATCCTG tgGATCAAGATAGGTGCCAACATCTCCAACTTCAGCTTTTCTCCCAGCACCATTGTTTTTCACATGGGACATGCTG caaTGTTGGGACTCATGTATGTCTACTGGACTCAGCTCAACATGTTCCAGACTCTGAAGTACTTGGCCATTTTGGGTGGCATCACATTCCTGGCAGGCAACAGGATGCTGGCTCAGAAAGCTGTGAAGCG gacACACTAG
- the GHRH gene encoding somatoliberin: protein MLEKATLLLFLHLVTCSISSPLYPDLRYSPGPVAGKAMSFQLQHSSSLQSHNPLAEEQEEKGLLTDPTEKRMQRHADAIFTDNYRKFLGQISARKFLQTIIGKRLGSSESSPGEEVQEFLTRRQSGQEYLHLDSQYHQQMVLRDFLGAILQNQRPQDTDSSWLEGFPSTLAKLM, encoded by the exons ATGCTGGAGAAGGCCACCCTGCTCCTGTTCCTGCATTTAGTCACGTGCTCCATCTCCTCACCTCTCTATCCAGACCTCAG GTACAGTCCAGGGCCGGTGGCTGGCAAGGCCATGAgcttccagctgcagcacagcagctcattGCAGAGCCATAACCCCttggcagaggagcaggaggagaagggttTGTTAACAGACCCCACTGAGAAAAG GATGCAGCGCCATGCTGATGCCATATTCACTGACAACTACCGGAAATTCCTGGGGCAGATTTCCGCCCGAAAATTCCTACAGACCATCATTGGCAAGAGGCTCGG AAGCAGTGAGAGCAGCCCAGGGGAAGAGGTGCAGGAATTCCTGACCAGGCGCCAGTCTGGTCAGGAATACCTGCACCTGGACAGCCAATACCACCAGCAGATGGTACTGAGGGACTTCCTGGGAGCCATCCTGCAGAACCAAAG GCCTCAGGACACTGACAGCAGTTGGTTAGAAGGCTTTCCCAGCACCCTGGCTAAGCTCATGTAA